One genomic window of Actinoplanes lobatus includes the following:
- the acs gene encoding acetate--CoA ligase encodes MSETLENLSSETRQFPPPADLAANANVKADAYEVAAADRLAFWAEQAGRLAWTKPWDQILDWSNPPFAKWFVGGELNIAYNCVDRHVEAGNGDKVAIHWEGEPGDTRTVTYADLQRLVSQAANTLTGLGVTAGDRVMIYLPMIPEAAVAMLACARIGATHSVVFGGFSVDALATRIEDADAKVVITADGGYRRGKPSALKPTVDEAVARTDRIEHVLVVRRTGEEVAWTDKDKWWHETVEQASPEHKAQSFDAEHPLFILYTSGTTGKPKGILHTTGGYLTQASYTHHAVFDLKPETDVYWCTADIGWVTGHSYIVYGPLSNGATQVMYEGTPDTPDRGRFWQIVDKYKVSILYTAPTLIRTMMKWGDDIPAKYDLSSLRVLGSVGEPINPEAWIWYRQHVGRERTPIVDTWWQTETGAIMISPLPGVTAAKPGSAMTALPGISADVVDDEARSVPDGGGGFLVLRDPWPSMLRTIWGDDQRFLDTYWSRFGAGAGNGDEWIYFAGDGAKKDEDGALWLLGRVDDVMLVSGHNISTTEVESALVSHPAVAEAAVVGAADATTGQAIVAFTIPRGNVDTAGEAGEALIKDLRDHVAKTLGPIAKPRQIMLVPELPKTRSGKIMRRLLRDVAENRSLGDVTTLQDSAVMDLISSGLQSAKSED; translated from the coding sequence GTACGAGGTGGCCGCCGCCGACCGGCTGGCCTTCTGGGCCGAGCAGGCCGGGCGGCTCGCGTGGACGAAGCCGTGGGACCAGATCCTGGACTGGTCGAACCCGCCGTTCGCCAAGTGGTTCGTCGGCGGTGAGCTGAACATCGCCTACAACTGCGTGGACCGGCACGTCGAGGCCGGCAACGGCGACAAGGTCGCGATCCACTGGGAGGGCGAGCCCGGCGACACCCGCACGGTCACCTACGCCGACCTCCAGAGGCTGGTCAGCCAGGCGGCCAACACGCTCACCGGCCTCGGTGTGACCGCCGGCGACCGGGTGATGATCTACCTGCCGATGATCCCGGAGGCCGCGGTCGCGATGCTGGCCTGCGCCCGGATCGGCGCCACCCACAGTGTGGTGTTCGGCGGCTTCTCGGTGGACGCGCTGGCCACCCGGATCGAGGACGCCGACGCCAAGGTCGTGATCACCGCCGACGGTGGTTACCGCCGTGGCAAGCCGTCCGCGCTCAAGCCGACCGTGGACGAGGCGGTGGCCCGGACCGACCGTATCGAGCACGTGCTGGTGGTCCGCCGGACCGGCGAGGAGGTCGCCTGGACGGACAAGGACAAGTGGTGGCACGAGACGGTCGAGCAGGCCAGCCCGGAGCACAAGGCGCAGTCGTTCGACGCGGAGCACCCGCTCTTCATCCTCTACACCTCGGGCACCACCGGTAAGCCGAAGGGCATCCTGCACACCACCGGCGGTTACCTGACCCAGGCGTCGTACACGCATCATGCGGTCTTCGACCTGAAGCCGGAGACCGACGTCTACTGGTGCACCGCCGACATCGGCTGGGTGACCGGGCACTCGTACATCGTCTACGGCCCGCTCTCCAACGGCGCGACCCAGGTGATGTACGAGGGCACGCCGGACACCCCGGACCGCGGCCGGTTCTGGCAGATCGTCGACAAGTACAAGGTGTCGATCCTCTACACCGCGCCGACGCTGATCCGCACCATGATGAAGTGGGGCGACGACATCCCCGCCAAGTACGACCTGTCGTCCCTGCGGGTCCTCGGCAGCGTGGGCGAGCCGATCAACCCGGAGGCGTGGATCTGGTACCGGCAGCACGTGGGCCGGGAGCGCACCCCGATCGTGGACACCTGGTGGCAGACCGAGACCGGCGCCATCATGATCTCCCCGCTGCCCGGGGTGACCGCCGCGAAGCCGGGTTCGGCGATGACCGCTCTGCCGGGCATCAGCGCCGACGTGGTCGACGACGAGGCTCGGTCGGTGCCGGACGGTGGCGGCGGCTTCCTGGTGCTGCGTGACCCGTGGCCGTCGATGCTGCGCACGATCTGGGGCGACGACCAGCGGTTCCTGGACACGTACTGGTCCCGTTTCGGCGCCGGTGCGGGCAACGGCGACGAGTGGATCTACTTCGCCGGTGACGGCGCGAAGAAGGACGAGGACGGCGCGCTCTGGCTGCTCGGCCGGGTCGACGACGTCATGCTGGTGTCCGGGCACAACATCTCCACCACCGAGGTGGAGTCGGCGCTGGTGTCGCACCCGGCGGTGGCCGAGGCCGCGGTGGTCGGCGCGGCCGACGCGACGACCGGGCAGGCGATCGTCGCGTTCACCATCCCGCGCGGCAACGTCGACACCGCGGGCGAGGCCGGCGAGGCCCTGATCAAGGACCTGCGCGACCACGTGGCCAAGACGCTCGGCCCGATCGCCAAGCCGCGTCAGATCATGCTGGTTCCGGAGCTTCCGAAGACCCGCTCCGGCAAGATCATGCGGCGGCTGCTGCGGGACGTGGCGGAGAACCGGTCGCTCGGCGACGTGACCACGCTCCAGGACTCGGCCGTCATGGACCTGATCTCCTCGGGTCTTCAGTCAGCCAAGTCGGAGGACTGA